A window of Actinomycetota bacterium genomic DNA:
AGGCCCGACCCTCATATCCTCAAATGTCCCCCGAACGATGTGGGCGGCGGCCCGGTTTCGAGGCTCAGAGCTCCGCTTCGTTGGCCGTGGGCAGGGCAGAGGCCTCCAGGGGCTCGCCCAGCAGCTCCTCGGTTTCCTCCCGCATGCTTGCGACGTCCGCCTCGACGGCCGTTGTCGGCGGAGGCGTTTCCCGCGACGATGGTGACATCTCCGGGGCTTCGCCCAGGAGGGCCGCGTCTTCCCGCCGCCACTCGGCGACCTGCTGCTCGGCGACGTCGAGGTTCACTGACGGGACAGCTTCGGCATCGGCCCCCGAAGCGGCCTGCACGGAGTCCTCGGCAGCCGGCTCCGCCTGGGTTTGGCCCCCCGCAGCGCTTTCCGCCAGATCCTGCTCGTCCGCGACGTCGTCGGTACGGCCTTCGGCCTGCGTCTGTTCCGTCATGGCCCGCTCCCTCTCTAGGGCTGCCTGTGGACGCTACGTATGTAGGAGTACCCAGTTCGAGGGCCTTGTTGTCCCGACTGGCCCGTGGGAGACCGCTGGTCTGGGGCCCACCGCAGATCTACGGGATGATCGGCTGGTCGTCGTAGGTCCAGTCGGAGCGCTTGTGCGAGTAGTGGTCGTCGAAGGTGAACTCGCCGGTTGCCTCGTTGAAGTCCACCAGCTTCGGGATCTGGAGCTCCCGGGTGAACGGGCAGCCCCCGTACTCGATGTGGGCCTCGACCTCCCCGACGAAGATGCGCAGAATGCTTTGCACCACCACCGACTCGGCCTGAGGCACGTAGCAGCGGTTGCCGTCGGTCACCCGGTTGCACGCCGCCAGCGCCTCCCGCACGAGGCCCTGGGTCCCGGTGCCGGCCTCGAGGGCCCGCAGCCGCTCGGTGATCAGGAGGGACTGGGTCTTGCAGGGCACACACTGGCCGCAGGACTCGACGTGCAGGAAGTTGGAGAACAGCACCGCCGCCTTCATCATGCAGGCGGTGTCGTCGTAGACCATCCAGCTCCCCGAACCCAGGCCGGAGCCGACGGCGGCGATCGAGTCGTAGTCCATCGGGGTGTCGAAGAACGAGGGCACGAGCACCGGGTTGGAGACGCCGGGCACCAGGGCCTTGAACTCCCGGCCGGGCAGGGGGCCGCCGCACACGTCGTAGAGCAGGTCGTGAGTGGAGATGCCGAGCGGCAGTTCGTACACGCCCGGGCGCACGAGGTCGCCCACCATGGTGAAGATCATGGTGCCGGGCGAGCGGTCGGTGCCCAGCGAGCGGAACCACTCCGGGCCGTTGCGCAGGATGCCGGGGATGTTGGAGAAGGTCTCGACGTTGTTGACCAGCGCCGGGTAGGGGTGCTCGGGGTCGGCCAGGATGCCCTGCATGTACGTGGGCAGGATGCGGGGCATCGGGTCGCGGTTCTCGATGACCTCCAGCAGGCCCCGCTCCTCACCGAAGAGGTACTCGTCCGGTCCGAGGCGCAGCTCGATGGGCACCGAGCCCAGCATGTCGGCTTCCTTCATCTCCTTCAGGGCCCGCTCCATGGCTTTGACCTGCGGGTGGAACCGGCGCTTCAGGGCGACGAAGGCGGCGCTGGCCCCGGTGGCATAGGCACCGATGGCCACGCCCTCGAAGATCTGGTACGGGTTGCGGGCCATGAGGAGGCGGTCCTTCCAGGTGGCCGGCTCGCCCTCGGCGCCGTTGCAGCACAGGTACTTGGTGGTGGCGGGGTCCGCCCGCATCGACCCCCACTTGACCCCGGTGGGGAACCCGGCACCGCCCCGGCCCCGGAGCCCGGAGCGGCGCACCATGTCGATGATCTCCGCCTGCGGCACCGCCAGCGCGATCTCCAGGGCGTCGCCGCCACCCAGGGAGATGTACTCGTCCAGCGACTCGATCGGCCGCTCCGGCAGGACCCGGTTGCAGATGACATAGGGTGTGACCTGCTCCGGGTAGGGCTCGCCGAGATGCGGTGCGGCGGTTGCTGTCGCTTGCGGTGCATCGGCCACGGGGCACGACCTCCTGTTGCGGCTTGGGCTGGCGTTGACGGTAGATTGGTGGCACGCAGGCCAGGTGACGCGGTGATCCCTGCAGGGTAGTCCACTCGGCGCCGCCGGAGGGTTCGCCGGCGGCCGTCTACGGCCTGCGCGCGGGCGGGCGCGGGCCTGAGTCACCATCGTAGCGCTGGCAGAAAGGAACCCGGTGCTGGACGCTGCGGCGGCGCGGGAGGCCGACGTCATCGTGGTGGGGGCCGGCCCCACCGGCATCGCGGCCCTGTTCGAGGCCCGCCGGCTGGGGCTCTCCGCCGTGGGCCTGGAGGCCGGGAGCAGCCCGGCGGCGTCGATCCGGGACTACCTGAGTGGCCTGGTGCTCATCTCCCGCCCCACCGACTACGAGGTGGCCGGCCTTCCGCTGGACTGCCGGGACCCCAACCAGCTCACCCGGGAGGACGTGTTGCACTACCTGGGGCGGGTGGTGAACTACGGTGCCCTGGACATCCGGGAGGGCGAGCCGGTGCGCTCCCTGACGCCGGCCCCGGGCCCGGGCGAGTGGGTGCTGGTGGAGACTCCGTCGGGCACCTGGCAGGCCCGCCACGTGGTGGTCACCACCTGGTACCGCAGCCGGCCGCCCCCCCCGGGGCTGGTGAACCCGGACGCCGGGGTGCGGGTGATCACCGCCCTGCACGACGGGGTCGAGGTGGCGGGCCGGGAGACGGTGGTGGTGGGGGGCGGCCTCTCCGCCTTCGAGCACGCCACGGCGGTGATGCTGCACGGCCAGCGCGTCACCATCGTGTCCCGCCACCGCCTGCCGGCGGCGTTCCGCACGCCGCACTTCGAGACCCTGCTCGCCGTGACCGGCTCCGAGGTGGTGGAGCACGCCGCCGAGCTCCGCCTCGGTGAGCGCGGCCTGGAGTTCCGGTGGGGGATCGATGCCGCGCTGCGCCGCGTGCCGTGCGAGTGCCTCGTCCTGTGCCTGGGCCACGAGGTGGACCCCGCCGTGCAGGAGATGCTCACGAAGGCCGGCGTGCTGACCCCCGAAGAGGTCGAGCAGGTGCGGGCCTCGCCGACCCCGGACACCATGATCCGTCACGGCCGCCCCCTGCAGGAGGCCATCGCCGCCGCCCTGGCAGCCTGGCCGGACTTCCGTACGAAGCTCATCGGCGGGGTGGGCGGCATCCGCCTGGCCGGTGGGGGGCTGCACATCGGCGGCGCCCACTCGGGCGTGCGGGTGTCGATGCGCACCGCGGTGCTGGCGGTGCGGGACGCCGCCGGCGTGCCCCCCGGCCCCGAGCTGGGCGCCGGGCTGCCGCTGCCGATGGCCATGGCCCGCTTCGTGCAGATGCCGCCCGAGGAGGCGACGCCCGAGGTGCTCGGCCCGATCCGGCCGCTGCGGATCGCGGCCTGGTCGCGCACTGCGATGGCGCTGCGCAGCCGGGACAACTTTGAGGCCAGCCCGCAGCCGGTGCCCGGCCGCCCGGTGGCCGCAGGGCAGTCGCCCTACCTGCTGGCCCCGCACCCCGACGACCCGGTCATCGGCCAGATCCTGGCGCTGGCCGACGGCAGCCACTCGGTGGCCGACCTGCGGGAGCACCTCGGCCGGTCAGTCGAAGTCCGGCGCCTCCTCGGGGCCTTGCGGTACCTCTGGCAGAACAACGCCCTCACCTGGCTCCCGCCGGTCGCCGGCCCGCCTCGACCCGGCCAGGGCGGGTGAGGCCAGGAAGGCGCTGAGGGCGGCGGCGCACCGGGCCCGGTCCACCACCCAGGAGTCGAGGTGGTCGCCCGCGGTGCGGACATAGGTGACGAGATCGCTGCGGGCGGCGGCCAGCCGGTCGGAGGGGCCGACGGGGACGGTGGCGTCGGCTTCGCCATGGATCAGCAGCGCCGGAACGCCGAGGTGGTCCGCCAGGCGCACCTGGTCGAACAGGTCCCAGTCCACCCCCACCCGCAGGCGTGCCAGCCGCTTGGCGGCGACGGTGAGGGCGGGCGGCAGGTGGCGCTGGGCGGCGGCTAGGACCAGGGTCTCGTGCCAGTCCAGCACGGGTGAGTCCAGGACCAGGCCGGCGATGAGCCCGGCCAGCGAGGAGCGACGCAGGAACTGGAAGGCGATGGCCCCGCCCATCGAATCGGCCACCAGGACGACCCGTTCGGCACCGTGGCGGCGGGCGTAGCGCACCGCAGCTTCCAGGTCCTCCCACTCGGTGTCGCCCAGGTGGTAGAGGCCATCGGGTGACGCCGGGGCGCCGACGTCGTTGCGGTAGGTGGTGATCAGCGTGGTGGCACCGGCGGCGTGCAGCTCGGGCAGCATGCGCAGCATGGCGACCCGCCCGTGGCCCCGGCCGTGGACCGCCACCGTCCAGAGTGGCGGGCCGTCCGGCTCCCCGTCCGAGCCGGCGGGCACCAGCCAGGCAGCCATCGGGCCGAGCACGCCGGGGACCTCCACCTCCTCGTAGGTGAGCCCGTAGGCGGTGGCCGGGGTGCCCTCCACGGCATGGCGTTTGATGCGGGTCCGGGTACCCACGGTGAGCTCGACCCCGCAGCGGGCGGTGAGCGCCCGGCGGGCGCCCAGCGAGGTCTCTGCCACCACCGGCCCGAGTTGGCCGTAGCCACCCAGCCATTGCAGCGTGGCCGCCCCGGCCTCCGTGGTCGCCTCGGTGGCGGGCAGCGTGACGCAGTACGGGTCGAGGGCCAGGACCTTCAGCCCGTAGGGGTCGCCTGCCCGGGCCGGGTCGAGAAGCTCGCTGGAGAAGTACCAGGCGGCCCCGAGGAATCCGAGGGCGCCCGCCCCCGCCCCGGCGACGAGGCCAACGGTGGTCCGGCGGGCGATGTGCTGGAGGCGCTCGGGCGTCGGCATCGCCCTCACCTTACCGACTGGGCTGGGTCGACTCCACCGGATCGATGGCGGGCCCCGAACCTGAGTGCATCGTGCAACTCAAGGCACGGATTCTGAGCCGTCGCTGTTTCGAGCGGGTAGCCCCTAGGTTCGGGTAGGTTCGGGCCACCGCCAGGTCCAGTTCGCCGGCCTGGTGCACGTTTCACCGCGCATTGTGCGGTCAGTCATGGGCAAAGGAGGGAAGAGGGCGAATACCGGATCCCTGGCCAGCTCCACCTGACGGCCCCGCTCAGTCCTTCGTCACATGCCCGTTCGCCGCCGCCCGGCGGGCGATCTCCCGGCCCCGCAGATCCTCGGTCACCGGGCCGGTGAGGGCCTCGGTGAGAAGGCGGACCCGGTCGCGCTCCGAGCGGCTTGCCAGCAGCTCCTGCTTGAGGGCGGGCGGTAGCTCGACCACGGCGGCGATGGCGAAGGCGAGGGCCTCGTCGTCCGAGGGCAGCGGCGACGCGGCGGGGTCGGCGCCGATCTGCACCAGGAGGCGGTCGAATGCCTGCCGGCAGCGGGCGGCCTCGTCCGGGGTCGCCGGGTCGGGGAGGTCCTCGAAGTCCTCCACCCGCCCGGTGATGAACGAGCGCCCGGCGGTGAGCTCGACCAGGTGGAACCGGCGGCCGCCGGCCACCACGATGTCGAAGGTGCCGTCGGGGTGGCGGGTCAGCACCTCGGTGACGGCGGCCCGGGTGCCCACGGGGCCGATCTGGTCGCCATGGCTGCGGATGAAGCCGAAGGGTTGCGAGCGCTCGAGGCACTCGCCGATGAGCTCGCGGTAGCGGGGCTCGAAGATATGGAGCGGGAGGCGCTCGCCGGGCACCAGGACGGTGCCGAGAGGGAACAGACCGAGCGTCTCGGTCACGGGGAACACCCGCCGGGTGGGGCCTGCTGCACCTGTTGCGGCCGGCGCACGGCCCCACCAACGAGCGAGCGACGAGGCGGACTGCGCACGGGGAAAAGCGCCCCTTCAGGCACGATGGGGAACGTTACGGCCGCACGAAGAGTTGTCCGCGTGCTGTTACTGGTCCTTGCTCTTGAACGTCAGCCCGATGGTCGCGATGACTGCGACGACTACCAGGATGATGAACCAGTAATTGTGCGCGAGGTTGCCATACACCATTGACGCCATCCAGTGCTCACCTCCCCCCTCGTCGAGTACTACGACACGCCCGGCCGTGTTTCCGGTCCAGAGCCCCCATGTGCCGCGTCCGCTTGCCCGTTGGTCTCCCTAAGACACGCTGACTATACAAGAGGGCGGGGGGCATCGGCTGCACCGTCCCGGCTCAGGCCGGAGGCGGCTCGGCCACCCGCATGACGATCTTCCCGAAGACGTCACCGGCCAGTAGCCGGGCGAGGCCGGTGTGGGCTTCGGCCAGCGGCAGGACCGAGTCGATGACCGGCCGGACGCCGGTGGCCGCCAGGAAGGAGAGCAGGGCCGCCAGCTCGCCCGACGAGCCCATTGTGGAGCCGACCACCCGCAGCTGGCGGTAGAAGATCCGCCGGAGGTCGGCGGGCGGGTCCGGGCCACTGGTGGCACCGATGGACACCAGCGTGCCACCGGGCAGGAGCGCCTTTAGCGAGTGCTCCCACGTCGCTTCGCCGACCGAATCCAGCACGGCGTGCACCCGGTCGGGCAGCCGGGCGCCGCTCTCGAAGGAGTGGTGGGCACCGATCTGCACGGCCCGCCCGGCCCGCTCGGGCGTGGGGCTGGTGACCCACACGGTGAGCCCGGCGGCCCGGCCGAGCACGATGGCGGCGGTGGCCACGCCGCCCCCCGCCCCCTGGATCAGGACCCGGTCGCCGGGGCGCAGCCCCGCCTTCACGAACAGCGCCCGGTAGGCGGTGAGGTAGCAGGTGGGCAGGCAGGCGGCCTCGTCGAAGCTCAGGCCCTCAGGCTTGGGCAGCAGGTTGCGGGCCGGGACGGCCACCCACTGGGCCAGGGTGCCATCGTGGCGCTCGGACAGCAGGGAGAAGTCGGGGGCGAGTGTCTCGTCCGGGGAGCCGCCGGGCGCCGGGGTGGCGATCACCGCGTGCACCACCACGGGTGCCCCGTCGGGCCCGAGCCCGGCGGCGTCGCACCCCAGCACGACGGGGAGCCGGCCGGGGTCGACGCCCACCCCCCGCAGGGTCCAGAGGTCGTGGTGGTTGAGGGAGGCGGACAGCACCCGCACCGTGACCCAGCCGGGCGGCGGGTCCGGGTTGGGATGGTCCCCGAGCCGGAGGCCGGACAGCGGGTCGCCGGCGCTGGAGGAGGCGGCGAGGGCGGCGAGCATGGCAGGCACCTTCCCACACCTGCCGGCGGGACGGCATCGCCGGGAGGGCTACAGCGCCTTCAGGTCGGCCCTGACCTTCTGGGCGCCGGTCCGGGCGGTGACGAAGTCGCTGCGCGCCTGGCCCATGTCGGTGCGGGCCTGGGTGAGCACCGGCTGGGCGGCGGCCCAGTTGTTGTCCGCCAACGGGAGCACCATGGCGGGCACCGGGGCGGCGGCGTTGAGCCCGGCGGTGATGGCGGCGTTGAGGGCGCCCTCGTCCGCCTGGGCCTGGGTGACGTCCTTGCCCTTGGCCTTCGCCCGGTCGATGTCGGCCTGCAGCCGGGAGGACAGGTCCTGGAGCCTCGCGACGGCGTGGGCAGCGGTGTCGGCGGCGATGGTCAGGTGGATCTTGGGCTCCTGGATGATGTACCAGTGGAACTGCGCCACGATGCTCTTGCAGTCGGCCCGCAGCGTGGCGAGGTCGCTGTCCCCGGCGATCTTCTCGCCCAGGGCGCTCAGCCCGGTCTGCTCAGCCGCGATCTGGCCCTGCAGCTTGGAGCGGTCCGAGCCGGTCAGGTACTGGTTGTCCTTCACCACCGCGGTGGCCGTGGTGATGCTGGCGAGGCGGTTGTTGACCGCGGTCTCGCAGCGCTGCTTCAGGGTGTTCAGGGTGGTGCCGGCGGTGCCCGGGACCACCGTGGAGGTGGTCGGGGTGGAGCTGGTACCGGTGGCACCGCTGGCGAACGCCGGGCCGGCGAAACCGATCAACAGACCGCCGGCGACGGCC
This region includes:
- a CDS encoding NADH-ubiquinone oxidoreductase-F iron-sulfur binding region domain-containing protein is translated as MADAPQATATAAPHLGEPYPEQVTPYVICNRVLPERPIESLDEYISLGGGDALEIALAVPQAEIIDMVRRSGLRGRGGAGFPTGVKWGSMRADPATTKYLCCNGAEGEPATWKDRLLMARNPYQIFEGVAIGAYATGASAAFVALKRRFHPQVKAMERALKEMKEADMLGSVPIELRLGPDEYLFGEERGLLEVIENRDPMPRILPTYMQGILADPEHPYPALVNNVETFSNIPGILRNGPEWFRSLGTDRSPGTMIFTMVGDLVRPGVYELPLGISTHDLLYDVCGGPLPGREFKALVPGVSNPVLVPSFFDTPMDYDSIAAVGSGLGSGSWMVYDDTACMMKAAVLFSNFLHVESCGQCVPCKTQSLLITERLRALEAGTGTQGLVREALAACNRVTDGNRCYVPQAESVVVQSILRIFVGEVEAHIEYGGCPFTRELQIPKLVDFNEATGEFTFDDHYSHKRSDWTYDDQPIIP
- a CDS encoding NAD(P)-binding domain-containing protein, coding for MLDAAAAREADVIVVGAGPTGIAALFEARRLGLSAVGLEAGSSPAASIRDYLSGLVLISRPTDYEVAGLPLDCRDPNQLTREDVLHYLGRVVNYGALDIREGEPVRSLTPAPGPGEWVLVETPSGTWQARHVVVTTWYRSRPPPPGLVNPDAGVRVITALHDGVEVAGRETVVVGGGLSAFEHATAVMLHGQRVTIVSRHRLPAAFRTPHFETLLAVTGSEVVEHAAELRLGERGLEFRWGIDAALRRVPCECLVLCLGHEVDPAVQEMLTKAGVLTPEEVEQVRASPTPDTMIRHGRPLQEAIAAALAAWPDFRTKLIGGVGGIRLAGGGLHIGGAHSGVRVSMRTAVLAVRDAAGVPPGPELGAGLPLPMAMARFVQMPPEEATPEVLGPIRPLRIAAWSRTAMALRSRDNFEASPQPVPGRPVAAGQSPYLLAPHPDDPVIGQILALADGSHSVADLREHLGRSVEVRRLLGALRYLWQNNALTWLPPVAGPPRPGQGG
- a CDS encoding alpha/beta hydrolase; translated protein: MPTPERLQHIARRTTVGLVAGAGAGALGFLGAAWYFSSELLDPARAGDPYGLKVLALDPYCVTLPATEATTEAGAATLQWLGGYGQLGPVVAETSLGARRALTARCGVELTVGTRTRIKRHAVEGTPATAYGLTYEEVEVPGVLGPMAAWLVPAGSDGEPDGPPLWTVAVHGRGHGRVAMLRMLPELHAAGATTLITTYRNDVGAPASPDGLYHLGDTEWEDLEAAVRYARRHGAERVVLVADSMGGAIAFQFLRRSSLAGLIAGLVLDSPVLDWHETLVLAAAQRHLPPALTVAAKRLARLRVGVDWDLFDQVRLADHLGVPALLIHGEADATVPVGPSDRLAAARSDLVTYVRTAGDHLDSWVVDRARCAAALSAFLASPALAGSRRAGDRREPGEGVVLPEVPQGPEEAPDFD
- a CDS encoding LON peptidase substrate-binding domain-containing protein, with product MTETLGLFPLGTVLVPGERLPLHIFEPRYRELIGECLERSQPFGFIRSHGDQIGPVGTRAAVTEVLTRHPDGTFDIVVAGGRRFHLVELTAGRSFITGRVEDFEDLPDPATPDEAARCRQAFDRLLVQIGADPAASPLPSDDEALAFAIAAVVELPPALKQELLASRSERDRVRLLTEALTGPVTEDLRGREIARRAAANGHVTKD
- a CDS encoding zinc-binding dehydrogenase, translating into MLAALAASSSAGDPLSGLRLGDHPNPDPPPGWVTVRVLSASLNHHDLWTLRGVGVDPGRLPVVLGCDAAGLGPDGAPVVVHAVIATPAPGGSPDETLAPDFSLLSERHDGTLAQWVAVPARNLLPKPEGLSFDEAACLPTCYLTAYRALFVKAGLRPGDRVLIQGAGGGVATAAIVLGRAAGLTVWVTSPTPERAGRAVQIGAHHSFESGARLPDRVHAVLDSVGEATWEHSLKALLPGGTLVSIGATSGPDPPADLRRIFYRQLRVVGSTMGSSGELAALLSFLAATGVRPVIDSVLPLAEAHTGLARLLAGDVFGKIVMRVAEPPPA